In Acaryochloris sp. CCMEE 5410, the following proteins share a genomic window:
- a CDS encoding DEAD/DEAH box helicase family protein — protein sequence MLYGPSRRKHRNCSNKPSQCFLKVDLRPRQVDALLAWQEANYRGILAMATGTGKTITALGGAANLQKLNLIVIGAPTNEIVQQWIKELRVRTTFHPPIVAVGRSEEWREELFRKLWLLKHKRYPIEKLPIIIVGNYGELSKYTVAQLFEDVGGLPKNSLFIGDEVHTTGAKTYQRLLREDFNYRLGLSATPIRKYDEEGTELVLEYFGGIVYEFLLEKAIAVGILCEYEYHVYVAELSDDEYDDFKELTAKIGRLLNSKDEEEHEQGKRLAIRRANILKSASSKLSVLDSIIRKHPPRKAMVYCADIEQATEASRLLTHQGFRAARYSSDDVNRKGLLSEFASGRLDALVAVKCLDEGVDIPETDLAIILASDSSERQFVQRRGRILRASAGKSFATLVDVLVVPPSTESAQSVLKSEVRRFAEFANSARNRMVAVNRLIHKLEPYGISHSDLL from the coding sequence GTGCTGTATGGTCCTAGTCGGAGAAAACATAGAAATTGCTCTAATAAGCCTTCCCAATGCTTTCTCAAAGTTGACCTCAGACCACGCCAGGTTGATGCTTTACTGGCATGGCAGGAAGCTAATTATCGTGGCATTCTAGCTATGGCAACAGGGACAGGGAAGACAATTACAGCGCTAGGAGGAGCAGCGAATCTTCAAAAGTTAAACCTCATTGTAATTGGCGCACCTACAAACGAAATTGTGCAGCAATGGATCAAGGAACTTAGGGTAAGAACTACATTTCATCCTCCTATTGTCGCAGTTGGTCGGTCAGAAGAGTGGCGAGAGGAATTATTTCGTAAGCTCTGGTTACTCAAGCATAAGAGGTATCCAATAGAGAAGTTGCCTATTATTATCGTAGGTAACTATGGTGAGCTTTCCAAATATACAGTGGCTCAGCTTTTTGAGGATGTTGGAGGTTTGCCAAAGAATTCGCTCTTCATTGGAGATGAGGTTCACACCACTGGGGCTAAAACCTACCAAAGACTGTTAAGAGAAGACTTTAACTATCGCTTAGGACTTTCAGCAACTCCTATTCGAAAATACGACGAAGAAGGAACCGAATTAGTCTTGGAATATTTTGGCGGAATCGTATATGAGTTCCTGCTAGAAAAGGCGATCGCAGTGGGTATTCTCTGTGAATACGAATATCACGTTTATGTGGCCGAACTATCGGATGATGAGTACGACGACTTTAAGGAATTGACTGCAAAGATTGGCCGTCTGTTGAACAGTAAGGATGAAGAAGAACATGAGCAAGGGAAACGTCTAGCCATCCGTCGAGCCAATATTCTTAAGTCAGCTTCATCGAAACTGTCAGTGTTGGACAGCATTATTAGGAAGCACCCTCCTCGAAAAGCTATGGTTTACTGTGCAGATATTGAGCAAGCAACTGAGGCGAGTCGGCTCCTAACTCATCAAGGCTTTCGAGCTGCACGCTACTCCTCAGATGACGTCAACCGCAAAGGATTGTTATCAGAATTTGCCAGCGGGCGTTTGGATGCATTAGTAGCAGTTAAGTGTTTGGACGAGGGTGTAGATATCCCAGAAACAGATTTAGCCATTATTCTGGCAAGTGACTCATCAGAACGCCAGTTTGTGCAACGAAGGGGACGCATCTTGAGGGCATCAGCCGGAAAATCTTTTGCAACACTCGTAGATGTTTTAGTCGTTCCACCTTCCACTGAATCAGCACAGAGCGTTTTAAAGAGCGAGGTTCGCAGATTTGCTGAGTTTGCAAATTCAGCTAGGAATCGTATGGTGGCTGTGAATAGATTGATCCATAAGTTGGAACCCTATGGTATTAGCCATTCCGATTTACTTTGA
- a CDS encoding AAA family ATPase, whose amino-acid sequence MVFELRSIRLQNWRCYQDEHIEFPRNPDQKKIWILFGNNGFGKTSLLEGIQWCLYGSSGVPTANLRDYFNRVAVRTKPDLELSAQLTFERDAKIHEISRHAKRVVKGTSITARVSEASYRIDGVEQGDSRERIENLLPEACSQFFFFDGLEIKRYAQSFYNQQTKESIERTLGLPELMNLRDDASKALSLLDDKLSDLDSDDQELKALNTQIIDKQEEITTVEEQLQFYQEQHQAAIKTLESLQSEASQIDALQTKMNEILRLQREESRFREDISIREEKIEEALRQSPIPLLTDLIREVADEMQRNTVTVARRAGSASQLKALLNADMCLCGRPMDDHTRTHIQQEIDKSNLSGSIGMDALRQDSLRMELENLASFELPDLEKLCLERDGLRDNLQEIRQTITRLKEETGDLDFEKSKEIWRQVIETEYTIKEKKEATERNSKTLERLLQEEEQLRRKREKYVSRRSESDTLVRQSQLARGLQHAAKELIEWRIEERKATIEQITSEIHQRVTNKPDEYVGVVIKPDYSLGLKNAAGDVLKPETLSAGEKEALAFSFITGLNLASGTAAPFVMDTPFGHLDVAHQENLVASLPDLPSQVIVLATDRDFPRDLLSTIRSEVAEILIIKRLGATEDSSTVRAAA is encoded by the coding sequence ATGGTTTTTGAGTTGAGAAGTATTCGGTTGCAAAACTGGCGTTGTTATCAAGACGAGCATATCGAGTTCCCTCGTAACCCAGACCAAAAAAAAATTTGGATTCTATTTGGAAATAACGGTTTTGGTAAAACATCCCTCCTAGAGGGTATTCAATGGTGTCTATATGGAAGCTCTGGAGTTCCAACTGCTAACTTGCGAGACTACTTCAATCGTGTTGCAGTTAGAACAAAGCCAGATCTGGAATTATCTGCTCAATTGACCTTTGAGCGAGATGCCAAGATTCATGAAATTAGCCGCCATGCAAAGCGAGTTGTTAAAGGTACATCAATCACTGCCCGAGTGAGTGAAGCAAGCTACCGCATTGATGGGGTCGAGCAAGGGGATTCCAGAGAGCGAATTGAAAACCTTTTACCTGAAGCGTGTAGTCAGTTCTTCTTCTTTGATGGGTTAGAAATTAAGCGTTATGCGCAATCTTTTTATAACCAACAGACCAAAGAGTCAATTGAACGCACATTAGGGCTGCCAGAACTAATGAATTTACGTGATGATGCGTCAAAAGCGTTGAGTTTATTGGATGATAAGCTGAGCGATCTTGATTCTGATGATCAAGAACTTAAAGCTCTCAACACTCAGATCATTGATAAGCAAGAGGAGATTACGACTGTCGAAGAACAACTGCAGTTTTACCAAGAACAGCACCAGGCCGCTATAAAAACTCTGGAATCACTGCAGTCAGAGGCAAGTCAGATCGATGCCTTACAAACCAAGATGAATGAGATTCTGCGGCTACAACGCGAAGAGTCTCGTTTCCGCGAAGACATCAGCATTCGAGAGGAAAAAATAGAAGAGGCATTAAGGCAGTCCCCTATCCCACTTCTGACAGATCTTATCCGAGAAGTTGCGGATGAGATGCAACGCAATACCGTAACAGTCGCTCGAAGAGCAGGGTCAGCTTCACAACTTAAGGCTCTACTCAATGCTGATATGTGTTTGTGTGGGCGTCCTATGGATGACCATACTCGAACTCATATTCAACAAGAGATAGATAAAAGTAACCTATCCGGCAGTATCGGTATGGATGCACTTCGGCAAGATAGCTTACGCATGGAACTCGAAAACCTTGCCAGCTTCGAGTTGCCTGATTTAGAGAAACTTTGTCTCGAACGAGATGGATTACGGGACAATTTACAAGAAATTCGACAAACTATCACTCGTCTCAAGGAAGAAACAGGTGATTTAGATTTTGAAAAATCCAAGGAGATTTGGCGACAAGTTATTGAAACAGAATATACTATCAAGGAAAAAAAAGAAGCAACTGAGCGAAATAGCAAAACCCTAGAGCGCCTTTTGCAAGAGGAAGAGCAGCTACGACGTAAGCGTGAAAAGTACGTCAGCCGCCGCAGCGAAAGTGATACCCTGGTGCGACAATCCCAGCTAGCAAGGGGTTTGCAACATGCAGCAAAAGAACTTATCGAGTGGCGTATCGAGGAAAGGAAGGCAACTATTGAGCAGATTACTTCTGAAATTCACCAGCGCGTTACCAATAAGCCTGATGAATATGTTGGGGTTGTCATCAAACCAGACTATTCCTTAGGACTGAAAAACGCAGCAGGAGATGTGCTAAAACCTGAAACATTAAGTGCGGGTGAAAAAGAAGCACTCGCTTTTTCGTTTATCACTGGCTTGAACTTAGCTTCAGGAACTGCTGCCCCTTTTGTAATGGATACACCATTTGGTCATTTGGACGTTGCACATCAAGAAAATTTGGTTGCCTCACTACCAGATTTACCTTCTCAGGTTATTGTCTTAGCAACGGATCGAGATTTCCCACGTGATTTACTCAGTACCATTCGTAGTGAGGTTGCTGAAATTCTTATAATAAAACGTTTAGGGGCTACTGAGGATTCTTCGACTGTGAGAGCTGCCGCATGA